The nucleotide sequence GTGAGGGAGCCCCTGGCGGTGGTCTCAGCCTTGAGGGAGCGCGTGTGACCTTGGCGTCTTCGGTGATTGTCCCGTACGCGGCGTATCTCCGGGTCTATGAGCCACTGGCAGCGTTTCCGGAGCCGGAGAGATCGCACTGGGCGCGGTATGCCAAGCGCGACGACCTGCCCGGTGCGCAGGACGAGCTGCGCCGCTCGCTCGCGGACCTCCTGCCGGTCCCTCCGGTGGCGGTTCCGGTGCACGAGAGCGCGGACGCCTTCGTGGCGCTCGTGGACGGCGTCACATGCGTCTGTCCGTGGCGTACGCGGCTGAGGGGCTGGCTGGCCCTGGAGGAGCTGCCGGAGCGCCTTCCCGGGCCTCTCCTGGACGCGGCCCTGCCCCCGGTGGTGCGCCGGCAGGCGGTGGCGGACTTCGAGCGGTGGCTGGAGCGCAACCCGGACGCCCGGCCGTGGATCCGCTCGGCCACCTGGCATGTGCCGGTGCGCTGGTTCGTGCTCTTCGGGGACGAGGAGCGCGAATTCACCAAGGGTGACGACGGCCTCATTCTCCGTTACCGCACCCCGATGGTCCAGGCCAGGCGCCGGGTTGCGCGTGGCCTTAAGGTGCTCAAGGAGTCCCTCGGCGAAGGGCCGCTGATCGACGGGCTGGTGGACGTCGGCCGGTGGCTCGAGGAGTTCCACCCCCGGTCGTTGGTCGAGCTGGACTACGGCGGCCTGGTGCACACCCTGCCGGCCGGGCAGCTCGAGGAGGATCACTCGGCCGCGGACGTGGCGGAGGGCCTCGCGGCGCTGCGTGACGGGGACGGGGAGCGGGCGGGCAGCGCGTACGAGCGGCTGACCGACCGCTGGAGCGTGATCCGCGGGCGGCAGAACGCGAGCTGAGCGCGACCGGAGCGGCGCCGGACGGCTGGTTGACGGTCGGCCGGAACAGACGGGGACGTAGGTCCCGATCCGGGCCATTGCCTCAATCGTGACCTAAAGCACTGACTTCGGGCCTTGCGGTAATCGCCCATCCTCGTGTCAAAATAGGACAAGGAGTCCGGGAGGGACTCCTTCCGCCCAACTATGGGCGGATTCATCGGTATTGCACTCCTTGATGGATCTGGTTACCCCTGATCCTGTTGTGACTGATCGTCACGGCCGTGTGACTGTCCGCTATGGCATGGTCCATCGGCTTCCGTTGAGGTTGGACACCTGAGAGGGCAATTCCATCGGTTTGGCCGACGGGGCTGGACAGATGGTGTAGTTGTAGTGCCGAGGACAAGCCGTTCGTCCTATAACCGACTCGGCCCGCGTCCGCCATTTCGGGCAACGCGGGTCAAGGTGCAGAATTTAGAGGAAAGAACCGTGATGGTTCGGTTCTCCCGAGGAGGCCGCTCATGACCGCTCGCACCCCTGATGCCGAGCCGCTGCTGACCCCGGCTGAGGTTGCCACGATGTTCCGCGTGGACCCGAAGACGGTCACTCGCTGGGCGAAGGCAGGCAAACTCACGTCCATCCGCACGCTCGGAGGGCATCGGCGCTACCGCGAAGCGGAGGTCCGTGCACTTCTTGCGGGCATCCCGCAGCAGCGCAGCGAGGCCTGAACAACCGCATAACCGGGCATTTCCGGGCCCCCCAGCCCGGTTTTCGCCTGTATAGCTCCACACGACGGGTGCCTGCCCCAACAGGCCCGCCACCGCTCGACATGGGTGCGTCGTTGATCGCGCTGGACTCCGCCGGGTCCGGCGCGATCTTTTTATGCCTGGGAACGGCCTTCCGGAGGGTGCCTCCAGAGGGGTCGCAAGTGCCCCTGGAGGGGCAATCGTTCGGCTTGCCCGGGGTGTCCCGCGGTGTCCCCGGGAGGCTCCCGGGGGGTCCTCGGGGGGGCGTTCGGGCCACCGCGGACAGACGGTGCAATTGCACATATTAAATTGACCCATGGTGGGCGGGGTGTAAGTTCCCTCACTCCGGAAACTCATTCGGTGACTCCCGTCACACTGCCCAACCGTTGCCCTGTGTCCACTGGTTGCGCTAAAGGGTAACTGCGGTAAGGGCTTACCGAGTTGGCGGTGGAGCGGCGGCCGTCGCCTCCTGGTCGGCCCCGTCGCCGGCCTCGTCTCCGGCGCCGTTGCCAGCGCCGTTGCCGGCCCCGCCACCCGCCTCCTCGGCCGCCGAGGGCTCCATCGCCAGCCGCAGCAGGCGATGGCAGATCGGACAGTGCCGGGTGAAGTGGCGGTTGCCCGCGGCAGCCGCCAGATGGGCGCGCAGCAGCGCCCTGGTCTCATGCCTCGCGGACGTCGTCATACGCCGCACCTCCCGCGCGCCCCCGCGCCTTTTAGCTTGGGTACCTCTGGGTGTGGTGCGCCGTCAAGACGACAAAGGCCCGGATCCATATGCGGATCCGGGCCTTCCGGTTAAGCGGTCCTGACGGGATTTGAACCCGCGGCCTCCACCTTGACAGGGTGGCGAGCACTCCAAACTGCTCCACAGGACCAACAGTGACGCCTGCGACTTCGTCGCCCTGCGCCGCGCTGGTGTGCGCTGCGATGCAGACTCTACAGCAGGTCAGGGGGTGCGGTCGAACTCGCGCCCGGCGGGGCTCCGGCGGGCCGCCGGAGCCCCTGGGACACCCTTACGGCGCCGCCGCGTCGATGGCCTTCACGATGCGCTTGTCGGACACCGGATAGGCCGTACCGAGGGCGTGCGCGAAGTAGCTGACCCGCAACTCCTCGATCATCCAGCGGATCTCCAGCGCCTCCTGGGGCACCGGGCGCCCCGGCGGGAACTGCTCCAGCAGCCAGGCGTACTCGTCCCGCATCTCCCGCACCTTCGCCATCCGGGCGCGGTCCCGGTCGGCGTTGCCCGGCAGCTGCTGCAGCCGCCGGTCCACGGCCACCAGATAGCGCATGAGGTCCGGAAGCCGCCGTACGCCGTGCGCGGTCACGAAGCCTGGTGCGATGAGCTCCGAGAGCTGCTCCCTGATGTCCGTGAGGGACGGCAGCAGCACCGGGCTCCTGGTGTCCTTGAGCCGCCGCTCGCACGACTGCCAGGCCGCCAGCACCTCCTGGACCTTGCGCACGGTGTCCAGCGTGGCGTCCGTGATGTCGCTGCGCACCGCGTCGAAGAGCTTGCGGAACGACTCCTCGTCCCAGGCCGGGCCGCCACGGGACGCGATCAGCCGGTCGGCCGCCGCGGCCACGCAGTCGTCGAAGAGCGCCTGCACACCGCCGTGCGGGCTGCTGGAGAGCGCCAGCTTGGCCTGGTTGGAGAGCTTGCCCTGGACGAACTTGGCGGGGCTGGACGGGAGCTGGAGCAGGATCAGCCGGCGCGTCCCCCGCCACATCGCCTCCCGCTGCTCGGCCTCGGTGTCGAAGAGCCGTACGGCCACCGAGGCGCCCTCGTCGACGAGCGCCGGATACGCCTTGACCGGCTGGCCGCCGCGGCGCGTCTCGAAGGTGCGCGGCAGCGTCCCGACCGTCCACCGGGTCAGCCCGCCGCGCTGCTCGATCCCCACGCCCTCCTTGGAGGACTCGAACGCCTTGGAGATCGCGGCCCGCGTCTTCGGCCGCAGCCGCTGCCGCAGCACCTCCACGTCCTTGTCCTCGGCCAGCTTGCGGCGCCGCTCGTCCACCACCCGGAAGGTGACCTTGAGGTGGTCGGGGACCTTCGCCAGGTCCCAGTCCTCCGGCTCGATCCGTACGCCCACCATCCGCTGGAGCTCACGCCCGAGCGCCGCGGTCAGCGGCTCCTGGAGGGGGACAGCGCTTTCCAGGAAGCGCTTGGCATAGTTCGGCGCCGGGACGTAGTGACGGCGCACCGGTTTGGGCAGCGAGCGGATCAGCTCGGTGACCAGATCCTCCCGCAGCCCCGGAATCTGCCAGTCGAAACCGTCCGCGGTGACCTGATTGAGCACCTGCAGCGGGATGTGGACGGTCACACCGTCCGCGTCCGCCCCCGGCTCGAATTGATAGGTCACCTTGAACTTGAGCTTCCCCTGGCGCCAGGAGTCCGGGTAGGCGTCCTTGGTGATGTCCTGCGCCCGCTCGTTGATGAGCATCGACTTCTCGAAGTTGAGAAGCTCCGGCGCAGTCCCTCCTTCGAGCCGCTTGTGTTTCCACCACGAGTCGAAGTGGGCCCCGGAGACCACATGCTCGGGGATCCGCTGGTCGTAGAAGTCGAAGAGCGTCTCGTCGTCCACGAGGATGTCGCGGCGCCGGGCCCGGTGCTCCAGCTCCTCGACCTCGCCCAGCAGCTTGCGGTTGTCGTGGAAGAACTGATGGTGGGTGCGCCAGTCGCCCTCCACCAGGGCGTTGCGGATGAACAGATCGCGGCTGGTCTCCGGGTCGATCCGGCCGTAGTTGACCTTCCGCTGGGCGACGATCGGCACCCCGTAGAGCGTGACCCGCTCATA is from Streptomyces hygroscopicus and encodes:
- a CDS encoding DNA-binding protein, with the protein product MTARTPDAEPLLTPAEVATMFRVDPKTVTRWAKAGKLTSIRTLGGHRRYREAEVRALLAGIPQQRSEA